A segment of the Georgenia sp. M64 genome:
GGTCGCCGCCGGCGCCCGGGTGGAGCGCGCGTTCGAGATCCTCGGCGAGGAGGTCCCCGAGCACCTCGTCGAGGCCGGCCGGCTGCGCCTGGAGCACAAGCAGGCCTCCCTGGAGGAGCTGGGCCAGCTCTCGAACCCGCCGCTGACCAAGGACGCGGTCGCGGGCCGGATCCGGCGCCTGCTGGCCATGGCGGACAAGCGCGCCAGGGAAAAGGGCATCCCGGACACCGAGGCGATCCTCACCCCGGACATGCTCGACCTGTAACCCGCCCCGCGGCCCGTGCGGCGAACGTCCCTTGTGGGCGTTCTCACAGGGTGTCCGTGGACGATGGTCCCCCGCGACGAATCGCCACAACTGGGTAGTCTTGGACCTGCTGGACCGGCCCGCCCACGCGCCCCGGCGCGAGGCGGTCCAGGGTCCAGGAGCACCCAGAGCGGTGCTGACGAGATCCGGACAATGCGTGCGCCGAGCGGCGCACTCCAGGAGGACATAGTGACCATCCGCGTCGGCATCAACGGCTTCGGCCGCATCGGCCGCAACTTCACCCGCGCTGTGCTGGCCTCCGGCGCCGACATCCAGATCGTGGGTGTCAACGACCTCACCGACAACAAGACGCTGGCCCACCTGCTCAAGTACGACTCCGTCTTCGGCGTCCTCAAGGAGGACGTGTCGTTCACCGAGGACTCCATCACCGTGGGCGGCCAGACCTTCAAGGCCCTCGAGGAGAAGGACCCCGCCGCGCTGCCGTGGGGCGAGCTCGGCGCCGACATCGTCATCGAGTCCACCGGCCGCTTCGTGGACGCCGAGTCCGCCGGCAAGCACATCGCCGCCGGGGCCAAGAAGGTCATCATCTCCGCGCCCGCGAAGAACGAGGACGCCACCTTCGTCGTCGGCGTGAACCACACCGAGTACGACCCGGCGAACCACCACATCATCTCCAACGCCTCGTGCACCACGAACTGCCTGGCCCCCATGGCCAAGGTGCTCGACGCCGAGTTCGGCATCGTGCGCGGTCTCATGACCACCATCCACGCGTACACCGCCGACCAGAACCTCCAGGACGGCCCGCACCGCGACCTGCGTCGCGCCCGCGCCGCCGCCCTGTCGATGATCCCGACGTCCACCGGCGCGGCCAAGGCCGTCTCGCTGGTCCTGCCCCAGCTCAAGGGCAAGCTCGACGGCTACGCCATGCGCGTGCCGACCCCGACCGGCTCCGCCACCGACCTCACCTTCACCGCGGGCCGCGACGTCACCGTCGAGGAGGTCAACGCCGCCATCAAGAAGGCCTCGGAGAGCGAGGAGCTCAAGGACGTCCTCGAGTACACCGAGGACCCGATCGTCTCCGCCGACATCGTCGGCAACCCGCACCCCTCGATCTTCGACGCCGGCCTGACCAAGGTCATCGGCAACCAGGTCAAGGTCGTCGCCTGGTACGACAACGAGTACGGCTACGCCAGCTCGCTGGTGAAGCTCTCGGAGTACGTGGGCGCGCGTCTCTGACCCACCACCCGCCGGAAGTACGGACGTCCGCGTGCGCAGCTGAAGGCTCGCGCACGCGGACGTCCGCCTGTCAGGACCCAAGGAGAAGCATGAAGACCATCGAGGACCTCGGCGACCTGCGCGGCAAGCGCGTGCTCGTCCGCTCCGACTTCAACGTCCCGCTCGACGGCACCACCATCACCGACGACGGCCGCATCCGCGCCGCCCTGCCCACGCTCGCCGCGCTGACGAAGGCCGGCGCCCGCGTCGTCGTCACCGCGCACCTCGGCCGCCCCAAGGGTGCGCCGGAGGCCAAGTACTCCCTCGCGCCGGTCGCGGCGCGCCTGGGCGAGCTCCTCGGCCAGGACGTCGTCCTGGCCAAGGACACGGTGGGCGAGGACGCCCGCGCCGTCGTCGAGGGCCTGGCCGACGGCGACGTCGCCCTGCTCGAGAACATCCGCTTCGACGCCCGCGAGACCTCCAAGGACGAGGCCGAGCGCGGCGCCCTGGCCGACGAGCTCGCGGCGCTGGCCGACGTCTACGTCTCCGACGGGTTCGGCGTCGTCCACCGCAAGCAGGCGTCGGTCTTCGACGTCGCCCAGCGGCTCCCGCACGCGGCGGGCACCCTGGTCTTCAAGGAGATCGACTCCCTGCGCCGGGCCACCGAGAACCCCGAGCGTCCCTACGTCGTCGTGCTCGGCGGCTCGAAGGTCTCCGACAAGCTCGGCGTCATCGCCAACCTCCTGGGCAAGGCCGACCGCCTCCTCATCGGTGGCGGGATGGTCTTCACCTTCCTCGCGGCCCAGGGCCACGGCGTCGGGAAGTCCCTGCTCGAGGAGGACCAGGTCGAGACCGTCAAGGGCTACCTCGCCCAGGCGCAGGAGAAGGGCGTCGAGATCGTCCTGCCCACCGACATCGTCGTGGCGCCGGAGTTCAAGGCCGACGCGCCGGCCACCGTCGTCGCCGCGGACGCGATCC
Coding sequences within it:
- the gap gene encoding type I glyceraldehyde-3-phosphate dehydrogenase, with protein sequence MTIRVGINGFGRIGRNFTRAVLASGADIQIVGVNDLTDNKTLAHLLKYDSVFGVLKEDVSFTEDSITVGGQTFKALEEKDPAALPWGELGADIVIESTGRFVDAESAGKHIAAGAKKVIISAPAKNEDATFVVGVNHTEYDPANHHIISNASCTTNCLAPMAKVLDAEFGIVRGLMTTIHAYTADQNLQDGPHRDLRRARAAALSMIPTSTGAAKAVSLVLPQLKGKLDGYAMRVPTPTGSATDLTFTAGRDVTVEEVNAAIKKASESEELKDVLEYTEDPIVSADIVGNPHPSIFDAGLTKVIGNQVKVVAWYDNEYGYASSLVKLSEYVGARL
- a CDS encoding phosphoglycerate kinase; translation: MKTIEDLGDLRGKRVLVRSDFNVPLDGTTITDDGRIRAALPTLAALTKAGARVVVTAHLGRPKGAPEAKYSLAPVAARLGELLGQDVVLAKDTVGEDARAVVEGLADGDVALLENIRFDARETSKDEAERGALADELAALADVYVSDGFGVVHRKQASVFDVAQRLPHAAGTLVFKEIDSLRRATENPERPYVVVLGGSKVSDKLGVIANLLGKADRLLIGGGMVFTFLAAQGHGVGKSLLEEDQVETVKGYLAQAQEKGVEIVLPTDIVVAPEFKADAPATVVAADAIPDDQMGLDIGPESAKAFAAKIADARTIVWNGPMGVFEFDAFAAGTRAVAQAMSDADGFTIVGGGDSAAAVRTLGFDESTFSHISTGGGASLEFLEGKTLPGIAVLED